A single window of Malus sylvestris chromosome 5, drMalSylv7.2, whole genome shotgun sequence DNA harbors:
- the LOC126623905 gene encoding uncharacterized protein LOC126623905 gives MENYSCNSYPESGNSSPRSRDIDFENTPPWEVDPANSQTQSYKAKFMCSYGGKILPRPHDNQLCYVGGETKIFSVDRNIKFAAIISKLSSLSEYDVAFKYQLPGEDLDALISVTSDDDLEHMMHEYDRLYRASARPARMRLFLFNASPNGGFGSDDGRSNKDRFVEALNSGPTQAPYLNSKPPVQNNVEFLFGMEKGVVPAAVAPPPPPAPIPEQVAPPPDFVRSGHTERVIGSDPVVSPVEFQRQLQRLQIGEQDQQAMYGRKNDDNLVGGYSGSGDYYVQKMPEKAPPVTAAPPAGYWPEISSGGFPGIGAPEQPMYMFTSAPGGGAVYHAQPPMVRPVTGPPGQEYYHVQQRVGSEIYREQPPRYNVVPQPQQQQQSTLPPQPPKYVATYADTTPYAQVAYDSTTGRQVYYSAPGGVVQQQQQAYQAVGPAAVGGEMRAAGALGQEGKVVGSKLPQASV, from the coding sequence ATGGAAAACTACTCATGCAACTCCTATCCCGAGTCCGGCAACTCGTCCCCACGGTCCCGAGATATTGATTTCGAGAACACTCCGCCATGGGAGGTCGACCCAGCCAATTCTCAGACCCAAAGCTACAAGGCCAAGTTCATGTGCAGCTACGGCGGAAAGATCCTCCCTCGCCCGCACGACAACCAGCTCTGCTACGTCGGCGGTGAGACCAAGATTTTCTCCGTCGATCGCAACATCAAGTTCGCCGCCATCATTTCCAAGCTCTCCTCCCTCTCCGAGTACGACGTGGCGTTCAAGTACCAACTCCCCGGCGAAGACCTCGACGCCTTGATCTCCGTTACCAGCGACGACGACTTGGAGCACATGATGCACGAGTACGATCGCCTTTACCGGGCTTCCGCTAGGCCCGCCCGCATGAGATTGTTCCTCTTTAATGCGAGCCCCAACGGTGGATTCGGGTCGGATGATGGAAGGTCCAATAAGGATCGGTTCGTCGAGGCTCTTAATTCGGGTCCCACCCAGGCGCCCTACCTGAATTCCAAGCCTCCGGTCCAAAATAATGTGGAATTTCTCTTCGGCATGGAAAAGGGTGTCGTCCCTGCTGCCGTggcgcctcctcctcctccggcTCCGATACCGGAACAAGTTGCGCCGCCGCCTGACTTTGTCAGATCGGGCCACACAGAACGGGTTATCGGATCGGATCCGGTGGTGAGTCCGGTGGAGTTCCAAAGGCAATTGCAGAGGCTACAAATCGGAGAACAAGATCAGCAAGCTATGTACGGGAGAAAGAACGACGACAATCTCGTCGGAGGCTATAGCGGCTCTGGAGATTATTACGTACAGAAGATGCCGGAGAAGGCTCCTCCGGTGACGGCTGCGCCGCCAGCTGGCTACTGGCCGGAGATTTCTAGCGGGGGGTTTCCGGGGATAGGAGCTCCGGAACAGCCGATGTATATGTTTACATCCGCTCCCGGAGGCGGGGCAGTGTACCACGCACAGCCACCGATGGTACGACCGGTAACCGGGCCACCGGGTCAAGAGTACTACCACGTGCAGCAGCGAGTGGGATCTGAAATTTACCGGGAACAACCGCCGAGGTACAATGTAGTGCCACAaccgcagcagcagcagcagagtACTCTCCCACCACAGCCGCCAAAATACGTGGCGACGTACGCCGACACAACACCGTATGCACAGGTGGCGTACGATAGCACGACGGGGAGGCAGGTATACTATAGTGCGCCGGGAGGGGTTGTGCAGCAACAGCAGCAGGCGTATCAAGCCGTGGGCCCCGCGGCGGTGGGCGGAGAAATGCGAGCGGCTGGCGCGTTGGGTCAGGAGGGTAAGGTGGTGGGTTCAAAGCTCCCTCAAGCTTCAGTGTGA